The Lujinxingia litoralis genome has a window encoding:
- a CDS encoding Ig-like domain-containing protein, with product MRRSLQTILFALLPLALCGPALIACGSDTEPTGAPNEDVDAGEEPDADPSWEQPALVRVELNPSRLAYATGTRITPRATVFDGLNRPISGADITWEVSPAEAVEQQDDEARWFVRQEGRVTFKACVAVDAGEPVCGSTDALVDNTPPDILIESPAPGAQLLAADHPSVEVRGAVTDPNSIVSVHVNGEAVELDGEGRFSATYEPHFGINSVYVTAYDGVQNREGYAQSDFIWAPAYHPTGEDGTLTLEDGLILNLGQNFFDDGQDPEFLSESQVFTDDLADILYLVLRHLDLNSQLPDPVVDSSALVLRVLDVNVNEPRVELDLTDEGLQLFAQIPNLVATTAGGLELNDQSLSLEGDLSASLAIYAEVRIAKNSAEDDFEIELERFDLALERATPNFVSPEVNAVFELANSALRTSLEEMILESVNLSFIDTLPQLLLDLFTSLEDAMAAQSFDLDLGLGEPIALNFAGQISQFTPVHREGLEGVIRAELSTSAEPIFEQSPGVALMSEPSPELPYFLSSRLQLGLNLALINGIFHEVWNAGLLTMDISEMIPAPFNNLVQAARVEGKLPPLIAPPTAGEPYDLMVHLGQLEIELTYPDRVDRFGVRLSVGANMGLQAGEIGLELADEPSIHMWLIDASIGEPQFDANALETLMYEQLWPEIEGAVGEGLSFAVPAPDLSSLGEFSPELSNLQLTLEQSQPLSTRQGFLMVDANFRGELVLP from the coding sequence ATGCGACGATCCCTTCAGACGATCTTATTCGCCCTGCTTCCCCTGGCGCTCTGTGGCCCGGCGCTCATCGCCTGCGGAAGCGACACCGAACCCACCGGCGCCCCCAACGAGGACGTGGATGCTGGCGAGGAGCCCGACGCCGATCCATCCTGGGAGCAGCCCGCGCTGGTGCGCGTGGAGCTCAACCCCTCGCGTCTGGCCTACGCCACCGGCACGCGCATCACCCCCCGGGCCACCGTCTTCGACGGGCTCAACCGCCCGATCAGCGGTGCCGATATCACCTGGGAGGTCAGCCCGGCCGAGGCGGTCGAGCAGCAGGATGACGAGGCCCGCTGGTTTGTGCGCCAGGAAGGCCGCGTGACCTTTAAGGCCTGCGTGGCCGTCGACGCTGGCGAGCCGGTCTGCGGTAGCACCGACGCCCTGGTCGACAACACCCCGCCGGACATTCTCATCGAGTCGCCGGCGCCCGGGGCCCAGCTCCTGGCCGCCGATCATCCCAGCGTCGAGGTGCGCGGCGCGGTCACCGACCCCAACAGCATCGTCAGCGTGCACGTCAACGGAGAGGCCGTGGAGCTCGACGGCGAGGGCCGCTTCAGCGCGACCTACGAGCCCCATTTTGGCATCAACTCGGTGTACGTGACCGCCTACGACGGGGTGCAAAACCGTGAGGGCTACGCTCAGTCCGACTTTATCTGGGCGCCGGCCTACCACCCGACCGGCGAAGACGGCACCCTGACGCTGGAAGACGGCCTGATCCTCAACCTGGGCCAGAACTTCTTCGACGACGGCCAGGATCCCGAGTTTCTGAGCGAGTCGCAGGTCTTCACCGATGACCTGGCCGACATCCTCTACCTGGTGCTGCGCCACCTCGACTTAAACTCGCAGCTCCCCGATCCGGTCGTCGACTCCAGCGCGCTGGTGCTGCGGGTGCTCGACGTCAACGTCAACGAGCCCCGCGTCGAACTCGATCTGACCGACGAGGGCCTGCAGCTCTTTGCCCAGATCCCCAACCTTGTCGCGACCACCGCCGGGGGGCTGGAGCTCAACGACCAGTCGCTGAGCCTGGAGGGCGACCTCTCGGCCAGCCTGGCCATCTACGCCGAAGTCCGCATCGCCAAGAATAGCGCCGAAGACGACTTTGAGATCGAACTGGAGCGCTTTGACCTGGCGCTGGAGCGGGCCACGCCCAACTTTGTGAGCCCGGAGGTCAACGCCGTCTTTGAGTTGGCCAACAGCGCGCTGCGCACCAGCCTGGAGGAGATGATTCTGGAGAGCGTCAACCTCTCCTTCATCGACACGTTGCCCCAGCTCTTGCTCGACCTCTTCACCTCGCTCGAAGACGCGATGGCCGCTCAGAGCTTCGATCTCGATCTGGGCCTTGGTGAGCCGATCGCCTTGAACTTTGCCGGCCAGATCTCGCAGTTTACACCGGTTCATCGCGAGGGGCTCGAAGGCGTGATTCGCGCCGAACTCTCCACCAGCGCCGAGCCCATCTTTGAGCAGAGCCCGGGGGTCGCGCTGATGAGCGAACCCTCCCCCGAGCTGCCCTATTTCTTGAGTTCCCGGCTGCAGCTCGGCCTGAACCTGGCGCTGATCAACGGCATCTTCCACGAAGTCTGGAACGCGGGGCTGCTGACCATGGACATCAGTGAGATGATCCCGGCGCCCTTCAATAATCTGGTTCAGGCCGCGCGCGTTGAGGGCAAGCTCCCGCCGCTGATCGCGCCGCCCACGGCCGGCGAGCCCTACGACCTGATGGTGCATCTGGGTCAGCTGGAGATCGAGCTGACCTACCCGGATCGCGTCGACCGTTTTGGCGTGCGCCTCAGCGTGGGCGCCAACATGGGGCTGCAGGCTGGCGAGATCGGCCTGGAGCTGGCCGACGAGCCCAGCATTCACATGTGGCTTATCGACGCCTCGATTGGCGAGCCGCAATTCGACGCCAACGCGCTGGAGACGCTGATGTATGAGCAACTCTGGCCCGAGATCGAAGGCGCCGTTGGTGAGGGGCTCTCCTTTGCCGTGCCCGCCCCGGACCTGAGTTCCCTGGGCGAATTTTCGCCGGAGTTGTCCAACCTGCAGCTCACCCTTGAGCAGAGTCAGCCCCTCTCCACCCGTCAGGGCTTTTTGATGGTGGATGCGAACTTCCGCGGCGAACTCGTGTTGCCCTGA
- a CDS encoding CAP domain-containing protein: MKLRVIGAALLAMSLMACGEGDDLRVDRPEEGCEEGCEEVGEAPAFEWTEGEHGTAVYRPDEPTPEPEPTPEPEPTPEPEPEPEPTPEPEPTPEPEPTPEPEPTPEPEPTPEPEPEPTPEPEPTPEPEPEPEPEPTPEPEPTPEPEPEDELSCAEVEGVCRFCGPPQNVVTSCPGNSTTFECEVLRLTNAERRAAGLNELTYSGELAESAMMHAMDLDSCNYFAHDSLDGTSFFERCADMGYPGTCTGENIGGGQRTPEAVVQAWMDSPGHRRNILYTGHTQLGVAYHEGGGRYGRYWVQHFGRRR, from the coding sequence ATGAAGTTACGCGTGATCGGAGCGGCGTTGCTGGCGATGTCGCTGATGGCCTGTGGCGAGGGCGACGACCTTCGCGTCGATCGTCCAGAGGAAGGATGTGAGGAGGGCTGTGAGGAGGTGGGCGAAGCGCCGGCCTTTGAGTGGACGGAAGGGGAGCATGGCACCGCGGTGTATCGACCGGACGAGCCGACTCCGGAGCCCGAACCGACTCCGGAGCCCGAACCGACTCCCGAGCCCGAGCCCGAACCCGAGCCGACTCCGGAGCCCGAGCCGACTCCCGAGCCCGAACCGACTCCCGAGCCCGAACCGACTCCGGAGCCCGAACCGACTCCGGAGCCCGAACCCGAACCGACTCCCGAACCCGAACCGACTCCGGAGCCCGAGCCCGAGCCCGAACCCGAACCGACTCCGGAGCCCGAACCGACTCCGGAGCCCGAGCCCGAAGACGAACTCTCCTGCGCTGAGGTCGAGGGCGTGTGCCGTTTCTGTGGGCCGCCGCAAAACGTGGTCACCAGCTGCCCGGGCAACAGCACCACCTTTGAGTGCGAGGTCCTGCGCCTGACCAATGCCGAGCGTCGCGCCGCCGGCCTCAACGAACTCACCTACAGCGGTGAACTCGCTGAGTCGGCCATGATGCACGCGATGGATCTGGACAGCTGCAACTACTTCGCCCACGACTCCCTCGACGGCACCAGCTTCTTTGAGCGCTGCGCCGACATGGGCTACCCGGGCACCTGCACCGGTGAAAACATCGGGGGCGGGCAGCGCACCCCGGAAGCGGTCGTGCAGGCCTGGATGGACTCCCCCGGGCACCGCCGCAACATCCTCTACACCGGGCATACCCAACTGGGCGTGGCCTACCACGAAGGTGGCGGTCGCTACGGACGCTACTGGGTTCAGCACTTCGGTCGCCGCCGCTGA
- a CDS encoding carbon-nitrogen hydrolase family protein, protein MSKVRVATAQYPVDFLKGWDHYVDKITSWVKEAAGHDAQLAVFPEYASMELVSLFAEEVRQDLPFQMSEMQRLLDDYLALHRELARQYGMYVVGGSFPVRLPDGSYRNRAYVFSPQGRVDYQEKILMTRFESELWLISYGDQLKVFETPFGAFGINICYDSEFPLLARRQVEAGANLIVAPSCTDSAYGYHRVRIGCQARALENQCYVAHAVLVGEASWSIAIDENCGRAAVYTPVDVGFYEDGIASIGEWNAAQWVYADVDLARSEEVRVRGEVLNFRDWDNQSVAASAEIERVHLE, encoded by the coding sequence ATGAGTAAGGTGCGTGTGGCCACCGCGCAGTACCCGGTGGATTTTCTCAAGGGATGGGATCATTACGTCGATAAGATCACGTCCTGGGTCAAAGAGGCCGCCGGCCACGATGCGCAGCTCGCGGTGTTCCCGGAGTACGCTTCTATGGAGCTGGTCAGCCTCTTTGCCGAAGAGGTGCGCCAGGACCTGCCCTTTCAGATGTCGGAGATGCAGCGCCTGCTCGACGACTACCTGGCCCTGCATCGGGAGCTGGCCCGGCAGTACGGCATGTATGTGGTCGGCGGCTCTTTCCCGGTGCGTCTGCCCGATGGTTCGTACCGCAATCGGGCCTATGTGTTCAGTCCTCAGGGGCGGGTGGATTATCAGGAAAAGATCTTGATGACGCGCTTTGAGAGCGAGCTCTGGCTGATCTCGTATGGCGACCAGCTCAAGGTCTTTGAGACGCCCTTTGGCGCCTTTGGCATCAACATCTGTTACGACAGCGAATTTCCCCTGCTCGCCAGGCGGCAGGTGGAGGCCGGGGCCAATCTGATCGTCGCGCCCAGCTGCACCGACTCGGCTTACGGGTACCATCGGGTGCGGATCGGCTGTCAGGCCCGGGCGCTGGAGAACCAGTGTTACGTGGCCCACGCGGTGTTGGTGGGAGAGGCCTCCTGGTCGATCGCCATCGATGAGAACTGCGGGCGCGCCGCGGTGTACACGCCGGTCGACGTCGGGTTTTACGAGGATGGCATTGCGTCGATTGGCGAGTGGAACGCCGCGCAGTGGGTGTATGCCGATGTGGATCTGGCGCGCAGCGAGGAAGTGCGGGTGCGTGGCGAGGTCTTGAACTTCCGCGACTGGGACAACCAGTCGGTGGCGGCATCAGCGGAGATCGAGCGGGTGCACCTGGAGTAG
- a CDS encoding GNAT family N-acetyltransferase, whose amino-acid sequence MSQEAGPVEVRRLSGESVHRYIDDLARLRIEIFRTYPYLYDGDLDYERRYLARYLESAESVLVAAFDGERVVGVSTGMPMAASDEDFQRPFNELGYDVDAIFYLAESVLLPEYRGQGVGVRFFEEREAHVRDLGRFRFACFAAVVRPPDHPDRPEGWQPLDDFWRRRGYERQPQIRTMMRWKEIATVEEVPEVMEIWLKDLDDG is encoded by the coding sequence ATGTCGCAGGAAGCTGGCCCGGTGGAGGTTCGTCGCCTCAGCGGCGAATCGGTTCATCGCTACATCGACGATCTGGCGCGTTTGCGGATCGAAATTTTTCGCACCTACCCCTACCTCTACGATGGCGACCTGGATTACGAGCGGCGCTACCTGGCCCGGTATCTGGAGAGCGCGGAGAGCGTGCTGGTCGCCGCGTTTGATGGGGAACGGGTGGTCGGGGTGTCGACGGGCATGCCGATGGCGGCCAGCGACGAAGACTTTCAGCGCCCCTTTAACGAGCTGGGCTATGATGTCGACGCGATCTTCTATCTGGCCGAATCGGTGCTCCTTCCCGAGTATCGCGGCCAGGGCGTGGGCGTGCGCTTCTTTGAGGAGCGCGAGGCCCACGTGCGGGACCTGGGGCGCTTTCGCTTCGCCTGCTTCGCCGCGGTGGTCCGCCCGCCCGACCATCCCGATCGCCCCGAGGGCTGGCAGCCGCTGGATGACTTCTGGCGGCGGCGAGGCTATGAACGCCAGCCGCAGATCCGCACGATGATGCGCTGGAAGGAGATCGCCACGGTGGAGGAAGTGCCCGAAGTCATGGAGATCTGGCTCAAAGACCTGGACGACGGATGA
- the upp gene encoding uracil phosphoribosyltransferase yields the protein MEDVTVIDHPLIQHKLSLMREKDTTTAAFRSLMGEVALLLGYEVTRDLPIEYAEIQTPLTTMKAPHLVGKKLVIVPILRAGVGFVDPLLQLLPSARVGHIGLYRDPETLQPVEYYLKLPEQMDDRDVIVVDPMLATGHSAAAAVARIKAFEPRSIKFMCLLAAPEGVAHMRERHPDVPIYTAAIDEKLNEKGYIVPGLGDAGDRLYGTK from the coding sequence ATGGAAGATGTCACCGTCATCGATCACCCGCTCATTCAGCATAAACTCTCGCTGATGCGCGAGAAAGACACCACCACCGCGGCTTTCCGCAGCCTGATGGGCGAGGTGGCGCTCTTGCTGGGCTACGAGGTGACCCGGGATTTGCCGATCGAGTACGCCGAGATCCAGACCCCGCTCACCACCATGAAGGCCCCTCATCTGGTGGGTAAAAAGCTGGTCATCGTGCCGATTCTTCGCGCCGGGGTGGGCTTTGTCGATCCGCTCCTGCAACTCCTGCCCTCGGCACGGGTGGGGCATATCGGCCTTTATCGCGATCCGGAGACGCTGCAGCCGGTGGAGTACTACCTGAAGTTGCCCGAGCAGATGGACGACCGCGACGTGATCGTCGTCGATCCGATGCTGGCCACCGGGCATTCGGCGGCGGCGGCGGTGGCGCGCATTAAGGCGTTTGAGCCCCGGTCGATCAAATTTATGTGCCTGCTGGCCGCCCCCGAGGGCGTGGCGCATATGCGGGAGCGGCATCCGGATGTGCCGATCTACACCGCGGCCATCGACGAAAAGCTCAACGAGAAGGGCTACATCGTCCCCGGGCTCGGTGACGCCGGAGACCGCCTCTACGGGACCAAATAA
- a CDS encoding SDR family NAD(P)-dependent oxidoreductase: MTNTQQRVVVVTGAAGALGEHVVRHFVEHGERVVGWDLHAPGQGKLVEDPEQQGVWRAQVNVTDAQAIADAAARVRQELGPIDVLVHCAGGFRWSPIEAIAPDDIDFLVDVNLRSSLYMVREVMGAMKERGHGRVVLISSRSTLKPGAGEGAYAATKAGLNALVSAVADEVRASDVTINAVQPSIIDTEANRQDMPDADFETWVDPAELAGIIYGLCPAAENPINGALLVVAGRT, from the coding sequence ATGACGAACACACAACAACGCGTGGTGGTGGTCACCGGCGCTGCCGGTGCCCTGGGTGAGCATGTGGTGCGCCACTTTGTGGAGCATGGCGAGCGGGTCGTGGGCTGGGATCTTCACGCTCCGGGGCAGGGCAAGCTCGTGGAAGACCCCGAGCAGCAGGGCGTATGGCGCGCCCAGGTCAACGTGACCGATGCGCAGGCCATCGCCGACGCAGCCGCCCGGGTGCGTCAGGAACTCGGGCCCATCGATGTTCTGGTGCACTGCGCCGGCGGTTTTCGGTGGTCGCCGATTGAGGCGATCGCTCCCGATGACATCGACTTTTTGGTCGACGTCAACCTGCGCTCCTCGCTCTACATGGTGCGCGAGGTGATGGGGGCGATGAAAGAGCGCGGCCACGGTCGGGTGGTCCTGATCAGCTCGCGCTCCACGCTCAAGCCCGGGGCTGGCGAGGGGGCCTACGCGGCGACCAAGGCCGGGCTCAATGCGCTGGTGAGTGCGGTGGCCGACGAGGTCCGGGCCAGCGATGTGACGATCAACGCGGTGCAGCCCTCGATCATCGATACCGAGGCCAACCGCCAGGATATGCCCGATGCCGACTTCGAAACCTGGGTCGACCCGGCCGAGCTGGCCGGCATCATTTACGGGCTGTGTCCGGCGGCAGAGAACCCGATCAACGGGGCGCTGCTGGTGGTGGCCGGACGCACCTGA